A single region of the Thioalkalivibrio nitratireducens DSM 14787 genome encodes:
- a CDS encoding YcgN family cysteine cluster protein → MPEPFWERPLATLDEAQWEALCDGCGRCCLHKLEDEDSGALAHTWLACRLLDCATGRCSDYPTRHRQVPDCLRVTLETVAEYEWLPPTCAYRLRHRGVPLPDWHPLISGDPDSVRAAGVSVAGRVVREDEAPDLPLEDFIVDWPGQWPRSARPAARRGPAKPC, encoded by the coding sequence ATGCCCGAACCGTTCTGGGAACGCCCGTTGGCGACGCTCGACGAGGCGCAGTGGGAGGCCCTGTGCGATGGCTGCGGGCGCTGTTGCCTGCACAAGCTGGAGGACGAGGACAGCGGCGCCCTCGCGCATACCTGGCTTGCCTGCCGCCTGCTGGACTGTGCCACCGGCCGCTGTTCCGACTACCCGACCCGGCACCGGCAGGTGCCGGACTGCCTGCGCGTGACGCTGGAGACCGTCGCCGAGTACGAGTGGCTGCCGCCGACCTGCGCCTATCGCCTCCGGCACCGGGGCGTTCCGCTGCCGGACTGGCACCCGCTGATCTCGGGTGATCCGGACAGCGTGCGCGCGGCCGGGGTCTCGGTGGCGGGCCGGGTGGTCCGTGAGGACGAGGCACCCGACCTGCCGCTGGAGGACTTCATTGTGGACTGGCCGGGTCAGTGGCCCCGTTCCGCGAGACCGGCGGCCAGGCGTGGTCCGGCAAAGCCCTGCTGA
- a CDS encoding MBL fold metallo-hydrolase, with product MHLSKMSRRRFLQLGAGSLAGAGVFAATPQITAFASDLNDFLKGPPVPDIAPIQMTEHVWMIYSEDVFPTPENKGMMCNITFVVTDEGVVVLDSGGSLQIGEMAIRMIRTVTDKPVISIFVSHYHGDHWLGNHAFVNEFGADLPIYAHPHTKQEIEGVQGDLWRSLMERWTEGATIGTRVIAPNREMTHGDEFRFGGVTLRMHHYGVAHTPSDISVEVVGEGLTYVGDVAMERRIANMDDGSFQGSIDYIDRLKAAAGSEIWIPGHGRPTDDLLQWNQEMFAGIYENCLAAVENMEDMEGARERVMADPRVADKADETRGFDANIGRYISLAYLEAEMAAF from the coding sequence ATGCATCTGTCCAAAATGTCCCGCCGCCGTTTCCTCCAGCTCGGAGCCGGATCGCTTGCAGGCGCCGGCGTATTTGCCGCCACCCCGCAGATCACCGCCTTCGCCTCCGATCTGAACGACTTCCTGAAAGGGCCACCGGTCCCGGACATCGCGCCGATTCAGATGACCGAGCACGTCTGGATGATCTACTCCGAAGACGTGTTTCCGACCCCGGAGAATAAGGGGATGATGTGCAACATCACTTTCGTCGTCACCGACGAGGGTGTGGTGGTTCTCGACAGCGGAGGTTCGCTGCAGATCGGCGAAATGGCCATCCGCATGATCCGCACGGTCACCGACAAGCCGGTGATCTCGATCTTCGTCTCGCATTATCACGGCGACCACTGGCTCGGCAACCACGCGTTCGTCAACGAATTCGGTGCCGACCTGCCGATCTACGCGCACCCGCACACCAAGCAGGAGATCGAGGGCGTGCAGGGCGACCTCTGGCGCAGCCTGATGGAACGCTGGACCGAGGGCGCGACCATCGGCACGCGGGTGATCGCCCCGAACCGCGAGATGACGCATGGCGACGAATTCCGCTTTGGCGGCGTAACCCTGCGCATGCACCACTACGGTGTGGCCCATACGCCAAGCGATATTTCCGTGGAAGTGGTCGGCGAGGGACTGACCTATGTCGGCGATGTTGCGATGGAACGGCGCATCGCGAACATGGACGACGGGTCGTTCCAGGGCTCGATCGACTACATCGACCGCCTGAAGGCCGCCGCCGGGTCGGAGATCTGGATCCCCGGCCACGGACGCCCAACCGACGATCTGCTGCAGTGGAACCAGGAGATGTTCGCGGGCATCTACGAGAACTGCCTGGCCGCGGTCGAGAACATGGAGGACATGGAGGGCGCGCGCGAACGCGTGATGGCCGACCCGCGGGTCGCCGACAAAGCCGACGAGACGCGCGGATTCGACGCCAACATCGGGCGCTACATCAGCCTTGCCTACCTCGAGGCCGAGATGGCCGCGTTCTGA
- a CDS encoding helix-turn-helix transcriptional regulator: MNRADRLFHLHGLLRTARYPVAFDTLRDKLEVSAATLKRDIRYLRDHMEAPILYDRRYNGYRYDPNAPEFELPGIWFNDTELYALLAMEQLLDAVQPGLLGNSIGPLKTKVRKLLGEGGQKADLVASRVCLQPMAVRRTNDAVFGQLSGAVFNERPLTIAYHGRERDEPSTRVIHPYRLVHYRDNWYVIAWCERARNLRTFALDRIRKARPADTAFRTSDPRTLRHHIGASFGIFTGSARDWAVLRFTPERARWVADETWHPDQIGRWEGGAYELQVPYSDPRELAMDILKYGPDVEVIAPEDLRGLIAERLRAAATLYRTL; encoded by the coding sequence ATGAACCGAGCCGACCGCCTGTTTCACCTGCACGGGCTGCTGCGCACGGCGCGCTACCCGGTCGCGTTCGACACCCTGCGCGACAAACTCGAAGTCTCTGCGGCCACGCTGAAGCGCGATATCCGCTATTTGCGCGACCACATGGAGGCGCCGATCCTCTATGACCGCCGGTACAACGGCTACCGCTACGACCCGAACGCCCCCGAGTTCGAACTGCCCGGGATCTGGTTCAACGACACCGAACTGTACGCGCTGCTGGCGATGGAACAGCTGCTCGACGCGGTCCAGCCCGGTCTGCTGGGCAACTCGATCGGGCCGTTGAAGACCAAGGTGCGCAAACTCCTCGGCGAAGGCGGCCAGAAGGCCGACCTGGTCGCGAGCCGCGTGTGCCTGCAGCCGATGGCCGTGCGCCGGACCAACGACGCGGTTTTCGGCCAGCTCTCCGGTGCAGTGTTCAACGAGCGGCCGCTAACGATCGCGTATCACGGGCGCGAGCGCGATGAGCCGAGCACGCGGGTGATCCACCCCTACCGGCTGGTGCACTACCGTGACAACTGGTACGTGATCGCCTGGTGCGAGCGTGCACGCAATCTGCGCACCTTCGCGCTGGACCGCATCCGCAAGGCCCGGCCCGCAGATACCGCCTTTCGCACCAGCGACCCGCGCACCCTGCGCCATCACATCGGGGCGAGCTTCGGCATCTTCACCGGGTCTGCACGCGACTGGGCGGTGCTGCGCTTCACCCCGGAACGTGCCCGCTGGGTCGCCGACGAGACCTGGCACCCCGACCAGATCGGCCGCTGGGAGGGCGGGGCCTACGAGCTCCAGGTGCCCTATTCCGACCCGCGGGAACTGGCGATGGATATCCTGAAATACGGCCCGGACGTCGAGGTCATCGCCCCGGAGGATCTCCGCGGGCTGATCGCCGAGCGCCTTCGCGCCGCCGCGACACTGTATCGGACCCTCTAG